One Vigna unguiculata cultivar IT97K-499-35 chromosome 7, ASM411807v1, whole genome shotgun sequence genomic region harbors:
- the LOC114190271 gene encoding protein transport protein Sec24-like At4g32640 isoform X2, translated as MAAPVPPGAPRPGSNTPQPPPPNYVPNIRGTPDALADNMHNLNLNRPPMTSNPVSRPPPFGQPPPFPSSASSPGFPGSSPPFSRPGPPPGAMVRPAGPPTGQPLPAFPPNVAPGRPTGPPPGQPPSFVSRPPPGSLPPAVSGVAPVSGVPPPGGSPQIRPLVPPQATPGARPIPGPFSSPPMSAPPAVVPTSASGNFMNNGPPVFSAGALAGPQRFPAAGVTQPPVGPPPTMRAPPGPAGPQPPYPMASQGIMQPPSSPFGAPSWQMQSQQVAPPPPVPGPSQPPRMFGMPPPLPNQSMTTTISPAVGQTGAPMAGPSKIDPNQIPRPTPGSSVILHETRQGNQATIPPPATSDFIVRDTGNCSPRYMKCTINQVPFTADLLATSGMQLAMLVQPLALPHPSEEPIQVVDFGESGPVRCSRCKAYINPFMKFIDQGRRFICNLCGFSDETPRDYHCNLGPDGRRRDADERPELCRGTVEFVATKEFMVREPMPAVYFFLIDVSMNAVQTGATAAACSAISQVISDLPEGPRTFVGVATFDSTIHFYNLKRALQQPLMLIVPDVQDVYTPLQTDVIVPLSECREHLQLLLESIPTMFQNNRTSESAFGAAIKAAFLAMKDTGGKLLVFQSVLPSIGIGALSAREAEGRTNISAGEKEAHKLLQPADKTFKELAVEFAEYQVCVDVFVTTQTYVDIASISVIPRTTGGQVYYYYPFSALSDTAKLYNDLRWNITRPQGFEAVMRVRCSQGIQVQEYYGNFCKRIPTDVDLPGIDCDKNFMVTLKHDDKLQDGSECAFQCALLYTTLYGQRRIRVVTLSLPVTSMLSNLFRAADLDTQFCCFLKQAANEIPSKPLPLVREQVTNLCINALFSYRKFCATVSSSGQLILPEALKLLPLYTLALTKSTGLRTEGKIDERSFWINYVSSISVPLAIPLVYPRMVAIHDLESKEDEDSVIPAFLPLSSEHISDDGIYLLENGHDCLIYVGDSVNHDIVRKLFGVATIDEVTTLFVLQQYDNPLSKRLNEVVNEIRRQRCSYLRLKLCRKGDPSGMLFFSYMIEDKSAGGFSYVEFLIHVHRQIQNKMTS; from the exons ATGGCTGCTCCTGTGCCTCCAGGGGCACCTAGACCCGGCAGTAACACACCACAGCCACCTCCCCCTAATTACGTCCCTAACATTAGGGGCACTCCTGATGCACTCGCTGATAATATGCACAATTTGAATCTTAATCGGCCTCCCATGACCTCGAATCCTGTTTCCAGACCTCCCCCATTTGGTCAACCACCACCTTTTCCTTCTTCGGCCTCTTCACCGGGGTTCCCTGGTTCCTCACCGCCATTTTCACGACCTGGTCCACCTCCTGGAGCAATGGTGAGGCCTGCAGGGCCTCCTACTGGGCAACCATTGCCTGCATTTCCACCAAATGTTGCTCCGGGAAGGCCCACTGGGCCACCTCCTGGTCAACCTCCATCTTTTGTGTCAAGACCCCCTCCTGGTTCCCTTCCACCGGCGGTTAGTGGTGTTGCGCCTGTTTCTGGGGTTCCTCCTCCTGGTGGTTCTCCACAAATCCGTCCGCTAGTGCCACCTCAAGCGACTCCTGGTGCTCGTCCTATTCCGGGTCCTTTTTCTTCACCGCCAATGAGTGCTCCCCCGGCTGTAGTCCCTACCAGTGCATCGGGTAATTTCATGAATAATGGGCCGCCTGTATTTTCTGCTGGGGCTTTGGCAGGTCCCCAACGCTTTCCTGCTGCCGGTGTGACACAACCTCCGGTTGGACCTCCTCCAACTATGAGAGCTCCTCCAGGGCCAGCTGGTCCCCAACCCCCCTATCCCATGGCATCTCAAGGAATAATGCAGCCTCCAAGTTCACCTTTTGGAGCCCCTTCTTGGCAGATGCAATCCCAGCAG GTAGCACCACCTCCTCCTGTTCCTGGTCCTTCACAGCCTCCTCGGATGTTTGGCATGCCACCACCATTGCCAAATCAATCTATGACTACTACCATATCACCTGCTGTTGGTCAAACTGGAGCCCCTATGGCAGGGCCTTCCAAAATTGATCCCAATCAAATTCCAAGACCTACTCCTGGCTCCTCTGTGATTTTGCATGAAACTCGTCAAGGCAACCAGGCAACCATTCCTCCG CCTGCAACAAGTGATTTCATTGTAAGAGATACAGGGAATTGCAGTCCACGTTACATGAAGTGCACAATCAATCAG gTTCCTTTCACTGCTGATCTTTTGGCAACATCAGGAATGCAATTGGCTATGCTAGTCCAACCCCTGGCCCTTCCACACCCATCTGAGGAGCCTATTCAA GTTGTTGATTTTGGAGAGAGTGGTCCTGTTCGTTGCTCTCGTTGCAAGGCTTACATAAATCCCTTCATGAAATTCATTGATCAGGGAAGGCGTTTCATATGCAATTTGTGTG GATTTAGTGATGAAACTCCACGGGACTACCACTGCAATTTAGGTCCAGATGGTCGGCGTAGAGATGCTGATGAAAGGCCTGAGCTGTGTAGGGGAACAGTTGAATTTGTTGCGACAAAAGAATTCATG GTTCGTGAGCCAATGCCTGCAGTGTACTTCTTTCTCATTGATGTATCCATGAATGCTGTTCAAACTGGTGCAACAGCTGCAGCTTGCAGTGCAATAAGTCAAGTTATTTCAGACCTTCCT GAGGGTCCTCGTACATTTGTGGGAGTTGCAACTTTTGACTCAACAATTCATTTCTACAACTTGAAACGTGCATTGCAGCAG CCACTGATGCTCATCGTTCCTGATGTGCAAGATGTTTATACTCCCTTACAAACTGACGTAATTGTTCCACTATCTGAG TGCCGTGAACACTTACAATTACTTCTGGAAAGCATTCCTACCATGTTCCAAAATAATAGAACCTCTGAATCAGCCTTTGGTGCAGCTATCAAG gcaGCTTTCCTCGCAATGAAGGACACGGGAGGAAAGTTGTTGGTTTTCCAGTCAG TCTTGCCATCTATTGGCATTGGTGCGCTCTCTGCACGGGAGGCTGAAGGTAGAACAAACATCTCTGCAGGTGAAAAG GAAGCCCATAAATTACTTCAACCTGCAGATAAAACGTTCAAGGAACTAGCAGTTGAATTTGCTGAGTATCAG GTTTGTGTTGATGTGTTTGTGACTACTCAGACTTATGTAGACATTGCTTCCATATCTGTCATCCCGCGGACTACCGGTGGACAG GTCTATTACTATTATCCCTTCTCAGCTCTTTCTGATACTGCGAAACTTTACAATGATCTTAGATGGAACATCACTAGGCCACAAGGTTTTGAGGCTGTAATGCGTGTGAGGTGCAGTCAG GGTATCCAAGTGCAGGAATACTATGGCAACTTCTGTAAACGCATCCCAACTGATGTTGACTTACCTGGG ATTGACTGTGACAAAAATTTCATGGTAACTTTGAAACATGACGATAAGTTACAGGATGGATCAGAATGTGCTTTTCAG TGTGCCCTTCTTTACACAACTCTATACGGCCAAAGAAGAATACGTGTGGTGACCTTATCTCTTCCTGTCACTAGTATGCTCAGTAATCTGTTCCGTGCAGCTGATTTGGACACTCAATTTTGCTGTTTCTTAAAACAGG CTGCTAATGAGATTCCTTCAAAGCCACTCCCACTTGTTCGGGAACAAGTGACAAACCTTTGCATCAATGCACTATTTTCATACCGTAAATTTTGTGCAACGGTGTCCTCATCTGGACAACTTATTCTCCCTGAGGCACTGAAGCTTTTGCCCCTGTACACACTTG CATTAACTAAGAGTACAGGGTTGAGAACGGAGGGGAAAATAGATGAACGGTCATTTTGGATAAATTATGTGTCCTCTATCTCTGTTCCATTGGCAATACCACTTGTGTATCCTAGGATGGTGGCTATCCATGATCTTGAATcaaag GAAGATGAAGATTCTGTTATTCCTGCCTTTCTTCCTCTTTCTAGTGAACACATTAGTGATGATGGAATATATCTTCTTGAGAATGGTCATGATTGTTTGATATATGTTGGAGACTCTGTGAATCATGACATTGTGAGGAAACTGTTTGGCGTTGCTACAATTGACGAAGTCACTACTCTG TTTGTATTGCAGCAATATGACAATCCATTATCGAAGAGGTTAAATGAAGTGGTAAATGAGATACGGCGGCAAAGATGTTCCTACCTCCG GCTAAAGCTCTGCAGGAAAGGGGATCCATCAG GAATGTTATTCTTCTCATATATGATAGAAGACAAGAGCGCAGGTGGCTTCTCCTATGTAGAGTTTCTTATCCATGTTCATAggcaaattcaaaataaaatgacatcATAA
- the LOC114190271 gene encoding protein transport protein Sec24-like At4g32640 isoform X1 — MAAPVPPGAPRPGSNTPQPPPPNYVPNIRGTPDALADNMHNLNLNRPPMTSNPVSRPPPFGQPPPFPSSASSPGFPGSSPPFSRPGPPPGAMVRPAGPPTGQPLPAFPPNVAPGRPTGPPPGQPPSFVSRPPPGSLPPAVSGVAPVSGVPPPGGSPQIRPLVPPQATPGARPIPGPFSSPPMSAPPAVVPTSASGNFMNNGPPVFSAGALAGPQRFPAAGVTQPPVGPPPTMRAPPGPAGPQPPYPMASQGIMQPPSSPFGAPSWQMQSQQVAPPPPVPGPSQPPRMFGMPPPLPNQSMTTTISPAVGQTGAPMAGPSKIDPNQIPRPTPGSSVILHETRQGNQATIPPPATSDFIVRDTGNCSPRYMKCTINQVPFTADLLATSGMQLAMLVQPLALPHPSEEPIQVVDFGESGPVRCSRCKAYINPFMKFIDQGRRFICNLCGFSDETPRDYHCNLGPDGRRRDADERPELCRGTVEFVATKEFMVREPMPAVYFFLIDVSMNAVQTGATAAACSAISQVISDLPEGPRTFVGVATFDSTIHFYNLKRALQQPLMLIVPDVQDVYTPLQTDVIVPLSECREHLQLLLESIPTMFQNNRTSESAFGAAIKAAFLAMKDTGGKLLVFQSVLPSIGIGALSAREAEGRTNISAGEKEAHKLLQPADKTFKELAVEFAEYQVCVDVFVTTQTYVDIASISVIPRTTGGQVYYYYPFSALSDTAKLYNDLRWNITRPQGFEAVMRVRCSQGIQVQEYYGNFCKRIPTDVDLPGIDCDKNFMVTLKHDDKLQDGSECAFQCALLYTTLYGQRRIRVVTLSLPVTSMLSNLFRAADLDTQFCCFLKQAANEIPSKPLPLVREQVTNLCINALFSYRKFCATVSSSGQLILPEALKLLPLYTLALTKSTGLRTEGKIDERSFWINYVSSISVPLAIPLVYPRMVAIHDLESKQEDEDSVIPAFLPLSSEHISDDGIYLLENGHDCLIYVGDSVNHDIVRKLFGVATIDEVTTLFVLQQYDNPLSKRLNEVVNEIRRQRCSYLRLKLCRKGDPSGMLFFSYMIEDKSAGGFSYVEFLIHVHRQIQNKMTS; from the exons ATGGCTGCTCCTGTGCCTCCAGGGGCACCTAGACCCGGCAGTAACACACCACAGCCACCTCCCCCTAATTACGTCCCTAACATTAGGGGCACTCCTGATGCACTCGCTGATAATATGCACAATTTGAATCTTAATCGGCCTCCCATGACCTCGAATCCTGTTTCCAGACCTCCCCCATTTGGTCAACCACCACCTTTTCCTTCTTCGGCCTCTTCACCGGGGTTCCCTGGTTCCTCACCGCCATTTTCACGACCTGGTCCACCTCCTGGAGCAATGGTGAGGCCTGCAGGGCCTCCTACTGGGCAACCATTGCCTGCATTTCCACCAAATGTTGCTCCGGGAAGGCCCACTGGGCCACCTCCTGGTCAACCTCCATCTTTTGTGTCAAGACCCCCTCCTGGTTCCCTTCCACCGGCGGTTAGTGGTGTTGCGCCTGTTTCTGGGGTTCCTCCTCCTGGTGGTTCTCCACAAATCCGTCCGCTAGTGCCACCTCAAGCGACTCCTGGTGCTCGTCCTATTCCGGGTCCTTTTTCTTCACCGCCAATGAGTGCTCCCCCGGCTGTAGTCCCTACCAGTGCATCGGGTAATTTCATGAATAATGGGCCGCCTGTATTTTCTGCTGGGGCTTTGGCAGGTCCCCAACGCTTTCCTGCTGCCGGTGTGACACAACCTCCGGTTGGACCTCCTCCAACTATGAGAGCTCCTCCAGGGCCAGCTGGTCCCCAACCCCCCTATCCCATGGCATCTCAAGGAATAATGCAGCCTCCAAGTTCACCTTTTGGAGCCCCTTCTTGGCAGATGCAATCCCAGCAG GTAGCACCACCTCCTCCTGTTCCTGGTCCTTCACAGCCTCCTCGGATGTTTGGCATGCCACCACCATTGCCAAATCAATCTATGACTACTACCATATCACCTGCTGTTGGTCAAACTGGAGCCCCTATGGCAGGGCCTTCCAAAATTGATCCCAATCAAATTCCAAGACCTACTCCTGGCTCCTCTGTGATTTTGCATGAAACTCGTCAAGGCAACCAGGCAACCATTCCTCCG CCTGCAACAAGTGATTTCATTGTAAGAGATACAGGGAATTGCAGTCCACGTTACATGAAGTGCACAATCAATCAG gTTCCTTTCACTGCTGATCTTTTGGCAACATCAGGAATGCAATTGGCTATGCTAGTCCAACCCCTGGCCCTTCCACACCCATCTGAGGAGCCTATTCAA GTTGTTGATTTTGGAGAGAGTGGTCCTGTTCGTTGCTCTCGTTGCAAGGCTTACATAAATCCCTTCATGAAATTCATTGATCAGGGAAGGCGTTTCATATGCAATTTGTGTG GATTTAGTGATGAAACTCCACGGGACTACCACTGCAATTTAGGTCCAGATGGTCGGCGTAGAGATGCTGATGAAAGGCCTGAGCTGTGTAGGGGAACAGTTGAATTTGTTGCGACAAAAGAATTCATG GTTCGTGAGCCAATGCCTGCAGTGTACTTCTTTCTCATTGATGTATCCATGAATGCTGTTCAAACTGGTGCAACAGCTGCAGCTTGCAGTGCAATAAGTCAAGTTATTTCAGACCTTCCT GAGGGTCCTCGTACATTTGTGGGAGTTGCAACTTTTGACTCAACAATTCATTTCTACAACTTGAAACGTGCATTGCAGCAG CCACTGATGCTCATCGTTCCTGATGTGCAAGATGTTTATACTCCCTTACAAACTGACGTAATTGTTCCACTATCTGAG TGCCGTGAACACTTACAATTACTTCTGGAAAGCATTCCTACCATGTTCCAAAATAATAGAACCTCTGAATCAGCCTTTGGTGCAGCTATCAAG gcaGCTTTCCTCGCAATGAAGGACACGGGAGGAAAGTTGTTGGTTTTCCAGTCAG TCTTGCCATCTATTGGCATTGGTGCGCTCTCTGCACGGGAGGCTGAAGGTAGAACAAACATCTCTGCAGGTGAAAAG GAAGCCCATAAATTACTTCAACCTGCAGATAAAACGTTCAAGGAACTAGCAGTTGAATTTGCTGAGTATCAG GTTTGTGTTGATGTGTTTGTGACTACTCAGACTTATGTAGACATTGCTTCCATATCTGTCATCCCGCGGACTACCGGTGGACAG GTCTATTACTATTATCCCTTCTCAGCTCTTTCTGATACTGCGAAACTTTACAATGATCTTAGATGGAACATCACTAGGCCACAAGGTTTTGAGGCTGTAATGCGTGTGAGGTGCAGTCAG GGTATCCAAGTGCAGGAATACTATGGCAACTTCTGTAAACGCATCCCAACTGATGTTGACTTACCTGGG ATTGACTGTGACAAAAATTTCATGGTAACTTTGAAACATGACGATAAGTTACAGGATGGATCAGAATGTGCTTTTCAG TGTGCCCTTCTTTACACAACTCTATACGGCCAAAGAAGAATACGTGTGGTGACCTTATCTCTTCCTGTCACTAGTATGCTCAGTAATCTGTTCCGTGCAGCTGATTTGGACACTCAATTTTGCTGTTTCTTAAAACAGG CTGCTAATGAGATTCCTTCAAAGCCACTCCCACTTGTTCGGGAACAAGTGACAAACCTTTGCATCAATGCACTATTTTCATACCGTAAATTTTGTGCAACGGTGTCCTCATCTGGACAACTTATTCTCCCTGAGGCACTGAAGCTTTTGCCCCTGTACACACTTG CATTAACTAAGAGTACAGGGTTGAGAACGGAGGGGAAAATAGATGAACGGTCATTTTGGATAAATTATGTGTCCTCTATCTCTGTTCCATTGGCAATACCACTTGTGTATCCTAGGATGGTGGCTATCCATGATCTTGAATcaaag CAGGAAGATGAAGATTCTGTTATTCCTGCCTTTCTTCCTCTTTCTAGTGAACACATTAGTGATGATGGAATATATCTTCTTGAGAATGGTCATGATTGTTTGATATATGTTGGAGACTCTGTGAATCATGACATTGTGAGGAAACTGTTTGGCGTTGCTACAATTGACGAAGTCACTACTCTG TTTGTATTGCAGCAATATGACAATCCATTATCGAAGAGGTTAAATGAAGTGGTAAATGAGATACGGCGGCAAAGATGTTCCTACCTCCG GCTAAAGCTCTGCAGGAAAGGGGATCCATCAG GAATGTTATTCTTCTCATATATGATAGAAGACAAGAGCGCAGGTGGCTTCTCCTATGTAGAGTTTCTTATCCATGTTCATAggcaaattcaaaataaaatgacatcATAA
- the LOC114191050 gene encoding uncharacterized protein LOC114191050, with the protein MTHQVVRPLRQWPWLHHHRTCVTLPLLLHHHHHHHLLSPPLPHTTTSKTPPISHRFSFAMLASSRPKLRTLNSPLPTTSDADLEAKKSRNELKREAKRAVKWGMDLASFSAPQIKRILRVASLDQVVFEAVMLVKRLGPDVREGRRRQFNYIGKLLRDVDPELMDRLVKATKDSDYKELQALTGLGSDDPEDDDEDGLVESESEENQEESNWHDEQVTRWFDGLISKDIEITNEIYSVQGVEFDRQELRKLVRRVHITQEMKAENEEEEKKIETATVGAKKALTRFLRGLTKRIPYEY; encoded by the exons ATGACCCACCAAGTGGTAAGGCCCCTAAGACAGTGGCCATGGCTCCACCACCACCGCACTTGTGTCACCCTTCCCCTCCTCctccatcaccaccaccaccaccaccttctTTCTCCTCCACTACCTCACACCACCACATCTAAAACACCGCCAATCTCTCACCGCTTCTCCTTTGCCATGCTCGCTTCGTCTCGTCCTAAACTTCGAACACTCAACTCTCCACTACCAACCACCTCTGACGCGGATCTCGAGGCCAAGAAGAGCCGGAACGAGCTGAAGCGAGAAGCCAAGCGCGCTGTCAAGTGGGGGATGGACTTGGCTTCCTTCTCCGCTCCACAAATCAAACGCATCCTTAG GGTCGCTTCCTTGGACCAAGTTGTGTTCGAAGCTGTTATGCTCGTTAAG AGACTGGGACCTGATGTCCGTGAAGGAAGGCGGAGGCAGTTCAATTATATTG GGAAATTGCTACGGGATGTGGATCCTGAGTTAATGGATCGATTAGTTAAAGCGACAAAAGATTCAGATTACAAAGAGTTGCAAGCTTTAACTGGCTTAGGGTCTGATGACccagaagatgatgatgaagatggcTTGGTTGAATCTGAATCAGAGGAGAACCAGGAG GAATCCAATTGGCACGATGAACAGGTGACAAGGTGGTTTGATGGTCTGATCAGTAAGGACATTGAAATCACCAATGAAATTTATTCAGTCCAAGGAGTTGAATTTGATCGTCAG GAGTTGCGAAAGCTTGTGCGAAGAGTGCACATTACTCAAGAAATGAAGGctgaaaatgaagaagaggagaaaaaaatagaaacagcAACAGTTGGTGCTAAGAAGGCTCTTACTCGTTTCCTTCGTGGCCTTACAAAGAGAATCCCTTATGAATACTAA